CTCGTCTTCGATCCGCACGCCGCCCAGTCCCGGAACATAAATGCCAGGCTCCACCGTGAAGACGTTGCCGCTCTCCATGATGTCCTCATTCAGGCCGTGCAGGGAAGGATATTCATGCGTATCCATGCCAAGGCCATGGCCCACGCGGTGAACAAAATAAGAACCGTACCCCGCTTCTTCGATAACGGTCCGCGCGGCCAGGTCGACCGAGCCGTATGAAGAACCGGCTTTTGCGGCGGCAATGCCGGCCTCGTTAGCGGCCAGCACGGTGTCATAGATGCGGACCAGCTCGCTGTCCGCCCGCTCCACGGCGAAGGTGCGGGTAATGTCGGAAGCATAGCCGTCCGCGAATACGCCGAGATCGAACATCAGCAGGTCGCCCGGCGCGATAAGTCGGCTGCCGGGAACGCCGTGCGGGAGGGCGGTGTTAGTCCCGGACAGCACCATGGTATCGAAAGAGGGACCGGTTGCGCCAAGCTTTTTCATCAAATATTCCAGCTCCGCAACAAGCTCGATCTCGCTCACGCCTTCCTTCACATGGGTGAGCCCTTGGCGCAGCACTTCTTCAACCAGCTTGGCGGCATGCTCCATCCGCTCGATCTCCCCGGGCGATTTGATGGCGCGCATCCGGCGCAGAAGAGGGCCGATGTCGGCAAAGCCGTCCGCCCGGGCGGCGTTCGACAGTAACTCAAAGCGCGCTACGGAGACATGCTCTTTCTCAATGCCGAGCTTTCCGAGCTTGGCCCCGAAGCGGCTCTTCAGCAGGCTGTACGGATCATCCGTGTCGCTGTGCGTCACGATGGAGGAGACCGTCGACGAGGCATGCGCCGACTCGGCGTCGAGCGCGGGCACGACAAGCACCGGCTCCTCGCCGCGGACAAGCAGCAGGCCGAGAAACCGCTCATGCGGATTGCTGGCGAAGCCGGTCAGATAGTATACATGCTTGGGATCGGTGACAAGCAGGGCGTCCAGCCCTTCCGCAGTCATTTCCCGTTCCAGACGTTTCAG
This region of Paenibacillus sp. URB8-2 genomic DNA includes:
- a CDS encoding M24 family metallopeptidase produces the protein MNEALKRLEREMTAEGLDALLVTDPKHVYYLTGFASNPHERFLGLLLVRGEEPVLVVPALDAESAHASSTVSSIVTHSDTDDPYSLLKSRFGAKLGKLGIEKEHVSVARFELLSNAARADGFADIGPLLRRMRAIKSPGEIERMEHAAKLVEEVLRQGLTHVKEGVSEIELVAELEYLMKKLGATGPSFDTMVLSGTNTALPHGVPGSRLIAPGDLLMFDLGVFADGYASDITRTFAVERADSELVRIYDTVLAANEAGIAAAKAGSSYGSVDLAARTVIEEAGYGSYFVHRVGHGLGMDTHEYPSLHGLNEDIMESGNVFTVEPGIYVPGLGGVRIEDEVLVTDGGARTLTRFPKGWTVLEL